The genomic region TTTGCCTTGAggttttgtggtttattttctcAACACTGCaagtatttttctgcatttttctatttttaacttTGAGTTGCTTGTCATGTGTGCTGTGAGAGTGTAAAACCTTGCTGTGATTGCAGGTGGACAAGGTGACAGGCAGGGTGAATGGCCAGTTCAAGACTTACGCCATCTGCGGCCCCATCCGGAGAATGGTGAGTGCCTTGCTGACCTGCAgaactgctgtgctgctgatcaCTGGTTATTAATTAGCTGTGTGTCTGGCCCTGAAAACACTGTGGGAAGTGTGTTTCCacaggggtttttggggcagaGTAAACACATGAACAAATTTACAGCATCGCAGAAAGGTTTGGtttggagggaccttaaagctcatctcattccacccctgccatgggcagggacaccttccagtgtcccaggttgctccaaaccctgtccagcctggccttggacacttccagggatggggcagccacagctgctctgggcaccctgtgccagggccttggATTGCTTGAAATAATCAATTTCTTCTGGAGATAttagctggggttttttttaaagtaaagtatgcaagtgattttcttttaagaatGTATATCAAGGTACTAATTCTGGCTTTTATCTGCTGTTTATAATTACTGGAGATGATACCACCTTGACTTTAAAATGGCGTGAGGAGTTCATCACAAGTCCACTTCCCCATAAATATATGTTGTTCATgcaaatgcatatttttatgCAGTTAAAGCGATTCCTTACCCTTAAGGATGACCAAAATGTAAcagtttattttgaaaatactaaTCTGCACtaactgctgcagctgcctctctTCCACATGTGTCAGCAATTACTTGGACACTTgagaatatttccttttctctctttacaGGGTGAATCAGATGATTCCATTTTGCGTCTGGCAAAAAATGATGGAATTGTTTCCAAGTACGTATGTTTATCTTACCCTCTAACTCCTGCAGGGGGAACTtccattcccaaatccagctTTTAGGAGGACAATCTGTACATTGTATTTATAGGATGATTACACAGTTGGTCAAAGATATTTACTTGAGCTGTTGAAGCAAACTCATTTGTAACaatgtttatttcattttcttgtagGAACTTTTAACTGAAGAAACTCCAGGATGGAACATGTGAAATAAACAGTTCAAAATTACATTGTGCTGTGCCTTTTGTTTGAGTCATAAACATGAGTGGGGTTATTATAGTTAGTCTTGAAAGACTTGGAAATGTGTCTTAAAAATATACAGATTCTCACTGTGAATTCTTAAAACAAATCAGCTTGTAAAGCATTGCCAGAGTCAAGGATTTCCACTTTGTTCTTGGCTTCGCTGTCACTGTTCTTTTCCAGATTTAATAAGTTTTGCATCTGTAATGGAACACTTGCTGTGTAGCAATCTAACTGAGCTTCCTGCTTTCTCACTGGAAAAACTAAGGGAATTCTTGTTAGGATTCAAGAAAGGGTCTGTCCTTTCTTCAGGTGCTGCTTTTGTGTTGGTAGATTTTGTTTGCACACAGCAGGTTTGTTTgtcactttttaaataaatgtccTATATGAGTTTGGGTTATAAAATAAGGTAATAGGGTGTGACTTGTATAGAAGATTTACCCTGTCAGCTGCATTTTACCAGTTCCACAATACCCACAACTACACAGGGCCTGTCCTGGTGGTGTATCCTGATCTGCACATTGCTCAGGGGTTAATCCAGATTACACTTCCCTGCTTGTGGTCTGGGTTAACATCTGCAATTTCCACCCTCAGATCTTTGCACAGGCCCTCCCAGAGCTGTTCCAAGTGACAGAGGCTGTTTGGTGATGCTTTCCTGTTTATGCTGCAAGCTGTCACCGTTGAGAGGAGTTTCCATGTGCTTTATTTCTGACTGGTTTGCCTGTTACTGTGGCTGCACGTGGGAAATGGGGCTCAGGGCTCTCAggacagcctggagcagggatgctgttCCCTCTGGGAAATGGGGCTCAGGGCTCTCAggacagcctggagcagggatgctgttCCCTCTGGACTAAGGAGAATGGCTGAGCTACCCACGTGTGGTATCTTTCTCCTTATCTGTATTTTAATTCTCAGACATGACAAAGTGCAGCATATTTTTTTAGAAGGTCCTGGTTTAGCACCATGGATACCTACTGAATATTGGCAGAGCAAATCAGGCCATGTTAATGTGGAGTTTGTGtgttgtttagggtttttttagtaattttattaaggtttttttttgcaaataatgAGTGGTGTAAGCTACTATATGGATACAATGAAGTCCATAACTAAACCTTTATTCCAGGAGCAGTTGCAGCAGAGAAGTCAGAACTTAACAGGCTGAGAGATGTTTTTAGCAGAGCCATAACCTGAAACTTCTTTGGCTGCACAGTCTCCCTTCCCACTGATAACACTTGAATTTACTACTACTCTGAGCTGATAGAACTTTTAAAACATGAACTCCTGGGTGTTACAAGTAGGGAGGAACTTGGctaaaaaggccaaaaaaatttGTTTGTGTTGAATTCGTGTTGAACTTAATACACAAAGCACATGAGAGAAACCTTTTAAATACTAAAACAAGGAGGGAAGTTAATTCATACTTTATTTTTGAGCTATTTTCTTCTGACATCTAAGTTAACCATGaaagatgcattaaaaaaagggggaggagggatgACAATGTTGTGATTCTCCTAGAAATAATTCATTATTCCAGGAGATAAATctgtgaaaacattttctggaaagaaaaatacagtctTCAAACTGGAAAGATTTCAGTTTGGCTTATGTCCAATCCTTATTACTTTCCTTTGTACACAGTAAGAGGAGATAAGTTTTAATTGGacttgatatttttttctggcatATCTTAAATTAGCTGCTTCTGCCTTGGCATTAGGGTAGAACTTTAAATAAAACCCTTAACTGTTTGCTGCTGATAAATGCCTGGTTTACCAAAGAGTTTAAATATTGTTGACTTGTTCCTAATCCCCTGAGACTCTGTTCATCCATGTGGATTTCAGTGGAATTCCTCCATAAGGCAGAGTGAACTGACAGCTTAAAAGTTCAAGATGAACTTGAGGTCTCTCAGATGTCTTTTTAGGCAGTTCAACCCCATTAGTATACAGCTGACCCAAAATTACACTTCTGGTTGGAGTGTTTAAGGATTATGTTGTAATTTAAAGAGTTCTGTGCTTTGTAACACTGATTGTTGCCATTTGGcttttggaatttttaaaaattgaagcaAATTATTCTCTCATTAATTTCTTGTCAAAATATGAAATGTTAATGGTGCCATATGCTGAACCAGTTCAGTTGGGAATGGATTGGTGCTGTGCTAAAGGCTTCCTGAAGTTCACACCATCATCCACAGCACCACTGCCTGTGAGTCCTACCAAAATTCCTGCAGAATCCTGTCAAGGGGGGACGTgtgtccctttaaaaatccactttCAGTTGCATTTTCTAGTATTGTGATGTAAaatgttctttgttttcctggaacAGGAATAGTTCAGATGTTTGAGGGCCATGAAAGGGAATGAACTGTACTCTACTGTACAAGATGGACAGAGTTGCCCTTACATGGTTACATTGCACCAAGTCGTGAAATTCTTTGCTGTTACTTATGAGGACTTGGCAGTGGCATCTTAAAGACATCTGATTTAACTGGGGCTATTTTAGTGTCTTCAGGCAAAATTCTGCTGCTCAGACAAGAGCCTGAAACTCCTGAAAACACCTGGGGGCTTGGTTGGAGCTTGTCAATGTCTCAgaacactgatttttctttctaagcCTTGACATTCTTCTAATGAACTCCAGAGAGCCAAAAAGCTGTTTCAGTGGTCTCAGCTGTGAGCCTGTTGTGatcagagcctgggctgggaggtcactgctgctcctgtcaccctggcactgaggtgacagcTCTGAGAACATCAGCCCTGCTCGAGGTGCCCAaaaggcacagccctgccagaagtgctcccctggcactgctcgTGGGTCTCTGCACAGAGGAGACTGAGACTCAGGGGAGGAgcaaaaaaaggccaaaaaaggGCTGTCCTTTTGCTCCATGTGGGTCCAAGCACCAAAAGAGTTTTGGAGCAGAGCTGTCTCAGCAGTGCTCCCTGCACAAGGGAacctgggacagctctgtgggatgttgtttgttttcccaaagcatgtgctggtgctggaggctgctgaAAGCCCTCCTAGAGCACTGAGATAATCTGGTTCCACGGGATTTGGCAGCAGTTCTGTTTTCCAGTTGGATGTTATGGAGAGCTGTCTATTCCCAGCTCCTGTTTTGTTCAATTGCTGTCACTCTGAGTAAAACACAGAGATAAATACACCTCTGCTGCAAATGGTACTTTGAGCAGGTGAGGGGAGGTTTTGATTTCAGTTAATTCATTTATGGCTGTTTGTGTTGAGGCATCCCCTGGGAGGCAGCTTCCCTGAATGTATGTTGAACTAATCAaccatggaaaaaaacaaaataaaattaattaggcttttttttttttttttccctgctaggAAACACACTTTTGTTTAACATCAGACAGGAGTTCTGCTTGGCTAAATCCTCAGCAGGAACTGCAGGTACTGAGATTTTAAGAATTAAGAACAACTGATAAGGTCAAcgtgagatttatttttttaataaattatgaTGAAAAAGGTATTATTTTAACATCTATTTTCAGATAGCTGATAATGAGTAAAACTACTGTGACCAGGCTGATCCAACTGTATTTTGCAATGTACACACCTGAGCATGTTAACAAATGAGCAAACCTAAAAATCTGTTAACAAATCCTGTTCATGGCTTGTTTCTACAGGACTGGGACCATGGAGAAGAGCAGGTTGTGCCTGTTCTGCTGAGGACTGGGGCCCCTCTGGCTGCTGTTTGCAGTTCTGGGCTGACCATGGCCAGCTGCCAGtgcccacccagctgctcccctctccccctccacagcagggcagaaaaCAGGGTGGAAAAACACATGGGGAACAGCAGGGAGGTCACTTACCAATTACCATCAtgaacaaaacaggaaaatcctTTTATTGCTTATTAAAACAGAACTGGATTGATAGCACCAGGATTAGGCTGCAGATGctgggagccccagagctgtACATACATTTTCTGTTCATTCAGGTGCCCTTCCAAGAGGGTGGAGGACAATCCTTGTGCAGGGAGCCGAGGCCTGTGGGGCTTTGCCTGGGGGTTCCTGCAGGGGGGGAAGTGAGAGTCACACCTGCATTTTGGTGAGCTGTAAGCTGTGTGCTGGGACACAACACATCCATCAAAATTAAGGTGCTGCTTATCTGGCTTtaagcagaataatttttttgctgttttcacaGGGCACCAGAGCCCATACAAGCACCTTGATCCATCCTTCCATCAATACCAAAATACAGTGCAGTGGTGCCCTGATGTGAAGTCACTCAGGCTGTCTCCCTCTCGTGACCTGCAGTGCCTGACAGGTAAGTCAGGTTGAGCAAAAATGCTAAAATACcacattttatttcacagaacAGCGTTTTCATGAAGTGTTTAGCACAACTCTGTGCAGGTTGCTCATCGAGCTGGGAAATGTGATATTTCCTGCTCCAggcaaaatgtttcaaatgtCTAAGGCTGAACAAAAATAGCACTTCAGAATAAATTGGGTAGTGCACAGGGGAGGTGGCAGAGATCATTACTTGCTGCTTGTCCCTGCTTCATTCAGTTCTTTCCCCTACAAGGGATAGAAAGACTGGGGATTTAATTCTCCTTTTGACCAGTTTGAGGCTAAAAGAAAGGGATTTACACGCCTGATTTCTGTCGTGGCCAGTGGAGCCATGCTAGCAGCAAACTCCCTCTgcattcctgggaaaatggggtCATTTGTGCTGGATCACTCAGCCAAGCATGGATGTGTGACAGAACAGCCCCCAAGCCAGCTGTGCTGAG from Haemorhous mexicanus isolate bHaeMex1 chromosome 18, bHaeMex1.pri, whole genome shotgun sequence harbors:
- the RPS21 gene encoding small ribosomal subunit protein eS21, whose product is MQNDAGEFVDLYVPRKCSASNRIIGAKDHASIQINISEVDKVTGRVNGQFKTYAICGPIRRMGESDDSILRLAKNDGIVSKNF